A portion of the Flavobacteriales bacterium genome contains these proteins:
- a CDS encoding OmpH family outer membrane protein, whose amino-acid sequence MRVFGIIVLGLIVWTSCKQTPKVAYADSQLLFESFTLTEELTTQLEAKKMASKISLDSLKIELVELKKKIEEVEVPTEEAIKKHQLLYNELVTKEKAFNEAHERLAEQYDEQIMKQLNGYIKAYSEEQELDLLLGAGNGNLLYAKNGMDVTPALITYSNTKYKGK is encoded by the coding sequence ATGAGAGTATTTGGAATTATAGTATTAGGATTAATTGTTTGGACAAGTTGTAAACAAACACCCAAGGTTGCTTATGCAGATAGTCAATTATTATTTGAGAGCTTTACCCTTACAGAAGAACTAACAACTCAGCTAGAAGCAAAAAAAATGGCTTCTAAAATTTCATTAGATAGTCTAAAAATTGAGTTGGTAGAACTCAAAAAGAAAATAGAAGAGGTTGAAGTCCCAACTGAAGAGGCCATAAAAAAACATCAACTCTTGTACAATGAACTGGTAACCAAAGAAAAAGCATTTAATGAAGCGCATGAGAGGTTAGCCGAACAGTATGATGAACAAATTATGAAACAGTTGAATGGGTATATAAAGGCTTATTCAGAAGAACAAGAACTGGATTTATTATTAGGAGCAGGAAATGGTAATTTATTGTATGCTAAAAATGGTATGGATGTCACTCCAGCTCTTATTACATATAGTAACACAAAATATAAAGGAAAGTGA